In one Dermacentor albipictus isolate Rhodes 1998 colony unplaced genomic scaffold, USDA_Dalb.pri_finalv2 scaffold_11, whole genome shotgun sequence genomic region, the following are encoded:
- the LOC139051244 gene encoding facilitated trehalose transporter Tret1-2 homolog: MQRVLDLPAFYYVAGSSALASVAMGSVMGYSAPALASMAAGGIHMTRSQETWFGSVLAVGALVGSLVSGFLIERFGHVRPIQLSSLGFVGGCLCIALCDASLPWMFAGRVLTGFCCGLVSLAVPVFVTEISPPHVRGLLGSGVQLAITLGVLAVFVGGKWLDWLSLALLCTVCPVVMAVAMAFAVESPRWLVAHGRRDKALEALRFLYGPKFCAEAECLAIEASLLHQPATFRDLLQRSFSLPLAYTLLLMFFQQFCGINVITFYAVKIFESSGSEISAADCTIMLGVVQVISSLAASLLIDRAGRRSLMLVSSLVVTASLTVLGFFYYYKDVDSREFRHRYRYVPLASLTAYIAAFCLGIGPVPWVVMGEILSPRARGFSTGVSTAFCFFCEFLITKEFHDLVRLFNFSGLFWMFALVTVVQLIFVYTCIPETKGKSLEDISQIFESVPEFGSSATELHPVPTTPSFEGVTG, encoded by the coding sequence ATGCAGCGTGTGCTCGACCTGCCCGCTTTCTACTATGTGGCCGGTTCGTCTGCGCTCGCTTCGGTGGCCATGGGCAGCGTCATGGGCTACTCGGCACCGGCGCTGGCCAGCATGGCGGCCGGCGGCATCCACATGACGCGCTCCCAGGAGACTTGGTTCGGCTCGGTGCTCGCCGTGGGCGCCCTCGTGGGCAGCCTGGTGAGCGGCTTCCTCATTGAGCGCTTCGGACACGTGCGGCCCATCCAGCTCTCGTCGCTGGGGTTCGTGGGCGGCTGCCTCTGCATCGCGCTGTGCGACGCCAGCCTGCCGTGGATGTTTGCGGGCCGCGTGCTCACGGGCTTCTGCTGTGGCCTCGTCTCGCTCGCGGTTCCCGTGTTTGTGACCGAGATCAGCCCGCCCCACGTTCGCGGCCTCCTGGGCTCCGGCGTCCAGTTGGCCATCACACTGGGCGTGCTGGCCGTGTTCGTGGGCGGCAAGTGGCTCGACTGGCTGTCGCTCGCACTGCTGTGCACCGTGTGCCCCGTGGTCATGGCCGTCGCTATGGCGTTCGCCGTCGAGTCCCCCCGTTGGCTTGTGGCCCACGGCCGACGCGACAAGGCGCTCGAAGCTCTGCGATTTCTGTACGGCCCAAAGTTCTGCGCCGAGGCTGAGTGCCTGGCCATCGAGGCCAGCTTGCTGCATCAGCCGGCTACCTTCAGAGACCTGCTGCAGCGCAGCTTCTCGCTGCCGCTCGCCTACACGCTCCTGCTGATGTTTTTCCAGCAGTTCTGCGGCATCAATGTTATCACTTTCTACGCGGTCAAGATATTCGAGTCGTCCGGTTCGGAGATCTCGGCCGCCGACTGCACGATTATGCTGGGCGTGGTACAAGTAATCTCGTCGCTCGCAGCGTCGCTGCTCATCGACCGCGCGGGTCGCCGCAGCCTGATGCTTGTCTCGTCTCTAGTTGTGACGGCCAGCCTGACGGTGTTGGGCTTTTTCTACTACTACAAGGACGTGGACAGTAGAGAATTTCGCCATCGGTATCGGTACGTGCCACTTGCGTCACTCACGGCGTATATTGCCGCCTTCTGCCTCGGCATCGGCCCGGTACCCTGGGTCGTTATGGGTGAGATTCTATCACCCAGAGCCCGCGGTTTCTCCACCGGCGTCAGCACAGCCTTCTGTTTCTTCTGCGAGTTCCTTATCACCAAGGAGTTCCATGACCTCGTCCGCCTGTTCAACTTTTCCGGTCTCTTCTGGATGTTCGCTTTGGTCACTGTTGTGCAGCTTATCTTCGTCTACACGTGCATTCCAGAGACCAAAGGAAAGTCTCTCGAAGACATCAGTCAGATATTCGAGAGCGTCCCCGAGTTCGGCTCCAGTGCCACTGAATTGCATCCAGTTCCGACTACGCCTTCTTTCGAGGGTGTCACGGGGTAG
- the LOC139051245 gene encoding uncharacterized protein, whose amino-acid sequence MDSRVFISADLCTRATPEASYPAHTTEISAAVAAKPEEANQLTCRACKKRFASSLKHLWHELGHRIKMVGWYRSTKCFVQKWSLVKHARNHTEEHPTAASIAS is encoded by the exons GCGGACCTTTGCACGCGTGCCACTCCGGAAGCAAGCTATCCGGCGCATACAACAGAGATAT cagcagcggtggcagCGAAGCCTGAGGAAGCCAACCAGCTCACGTGTCGGGCGTGCAAGAAGCGGTTCGCCTCCTCACTCAAGCACCTCTGGCACGAGCTGGGACACCGTATCAAGATGGTGGGTTGGTACCGCTCCACCAAGTGCTTCGTGCAGAAGTGGTCACTGGTCAAGCACGCGCGGAACCACACGGAAGAGCACCCTACCGCTGCCAGCATTGCGAGCTAG